AAGCCAAAATCGCCCAGTGCTTTCTCCAGCGTCTGCTGCACGCGGGCTTCGTCCGCGGCCGGAGTGTCGATGAGAAAAAAGCGACGGCCGCTCGAGTCGGGAAAGTATTTCAGAAAGTCGCGCTCGCTCATGAGCACCGATCCCTGCAACACGCTGCCTGCCAATAGTCCCACGACCTGCGTTTGCAACGGTTCGCCGTGGCCGTCGGTGATCTGATACCGACTTCCCACGCCGCTTAGATGCAGGCTGTACATGGCCGTGGCCTCGTCGAGGACAATCGGGATCACGGCATCGTCCGGACCCGCATCGGGCAACGATCGATCGAGAAGCAGCCACGGGTTCCCGATCTCGGCGGGCGTAGTGGCTGACGATTTCGACCAGGCGAAACCGCCTCGTTCGATCAGCGCCTCGGGCAGCCCAAGCACGCGCGGCTGCTGGGCCTGATAAAGGTTCAAGCAACTCGCGTCATCGCCATTGGACACGCGCAGCGAGAAAACCTTGATGCCATCGACGGCTTTTTGATCGGCCGAGGAAAAGCCCAACTCGGTCTGACCATCGTCGGTGCTGATATCTTGATAGATCGGCTGGTCCGATTCCGCGACAAGCGTGAAGCCGCCGGTGCCGCTGTCGAATCCTGCGCGCGGTTCGAGGCGAAAGGCGCCAATCGCCACGATCAGAAAGCTGGCCGCGGCGATCAGGCCAATTGCGAGCGTGCTACGGCCTGGATTCCTCGCGGCATTGCTGTAGGCGAGCCACACGAGCGCGGCGCGGCCGCGGTTGACGAACGACTGGGCCGCGCCCGAGCGAAACTGTCCTGAGACGACCGCTAATAGTGCCACGAGCAACATAGCGCCCGAGCCCATGAAGGCGAGCGCCTGCGCCATGTCTCCCAGCCGGCTGCCCGCCACGCCGGCCGCAAGCGCCCCGATGATGGCTGCAACTGCGACGACCTGCGCGAAGCGTGGTTTTTTGGCGATTCCGGTCGTCGGCTCGCTGACACGATCGGCCAGTAGCGCCCGCACGTTGACCTGGCGCAACCGCGCGAGGGACCTGTAAATGACAGCCAGCGAAATCAGCACTCCCGTGAACGTCCCGATCACAATCGTCAAGGGCTGCACCGACAGCACCAGAAATGGTGTGCGAATCGCCGCCAGCCACCATGTTCGTAGCGCGGCAATCATCAGCCAGGCATAGCCGACGCCAATCGCGGCGCCGACGATGGCCCCGATCAGAGAAACCACGGCGCCTTCACTAATCAACAATCTTCGCACGCGGCGCATCGGCCATCCCACGGCCAGCAGCAGGCCCACTTCGCTTGCCCGTTCCTCAACTCCCAGCCGAAATAGGATCGCGATCAGCATCAGCGCCGCAACGATGATGAAAAAGCTGAATCCCAAGAACAAGTATTGGAAAGGAGTTGTGCCGGTGGCCGCTTCGATCGCGCGCAGCTTCACGGGCTGGAAAGCGAAGCCTAGATCGACCGGCGTGGGTCGTAAGCGATCGGCCAGCTTTTCCGCGGTGCGACCATCGCCGGCCGGAATGCGCAGTGACGTCGTGTCACCAAAACGGCTACCCCACAGTTTTCGCGCGGTGGCCAATGAGACGAACGCCTTCGGCGTGGCCTTGTGGTCGTCCCAGTATTCTTCGTCGCGCGGCCGCACGCGCTGGCTATCGAACGGAAACGGCGGATTCCAATCCGAGATCGACAATTGATCGGTCACGCCGGGAAGCGTGGGGGTCAGATTCGGATCGGCCGCGGGGCCCGACAGCGGCAGAATCGCGGCCAAGCGCAGCTCGACGGTATGCTCGCTGACTTTGCCGTGCGTACTTTCGGGCTCGAAGTACGTCATGCGAATTGTGTCGCCGATTTTTGCCTGCAAATCGTCGGCGGCCCAACTGTTGAGAGCAATTTCGTCGGCCGCGAGCGCGGCGACCGGCTTGCCGTCGATGTTTTTGAAACCGTCGGCGGGCGCGGCTTTGTCGAAGTCGATGCCGATGACGGTCGAATAGGGAATCTCGCGGTCCCCGTCGGCCAGCGTGTTGGCCAGGTAAGTGAGCGTAGCCTGGGCGTCGAGCAAGCCGAACGCTTCTTGGGCCGCGTCGAGCACGGCGGGCTCGAACAGCATGCGGTCACTTTCCAGCAAGAAATACCCGAGCGGCGCTTCGCGAATCGTGAGGCCGTAATCGTCGGTCAATCGCGGCCGCAACATTGCTTGCAGCGCGGCGTGTGCCGTTTTCAATTCAGTGGGCGAGGCGTTGTGGAATTCGCCGCCGACCAATAGCGCGTTCACCTTGCCCGGCTGTTTGAGAATCTTTTGCAGATCGGCGACATTCAGGAAGGCGTCGCGCGGAGTAGCTTGGTTCGGACGCAAGGCAAACCGGCCCAAGCCCTCGGCCGGAATGATGCGGCTCACGGCGAGGCGCAGATTGGTCACGGTTTCTGTCTTGCGCCCCAGCGCGCTGTCGGCCGGCACGTCGCGTGATACCGGCAGCCGGACGATGACGTCACTGCCGATCGAAAGCCCCAACTCGGTGGCCAGCGCTTCGTTGACGCTGATCTCGCCGGCGAGCGGCGCGGCGAAGTCTGCAGCGTCCCTGTTGGACAGTTGAGCAAATCGATCGTCGATGCCCAGGATGTTGACGTGCGTGGCGCGGCGGTGCGAGGTCGGATCCTCGACCGTTCCTTCGAGCATGGCGACGGGAACCGAGGCCGAGAAGTATTCCTGAAATTCCGGCGCGCCGCTTAGCTCGTTCGCCAGCTCGGCGCGAAAGAATCGCGGCACGGCCAGCACTTCATCGATGCGCTGCAAGCGGTCGAGCGCCAGGTTTCGCAGGCTGTCGCGCACCGAATCCCCAACCACGAGCGCGCCGGCCAAAACGGCCGTGGCGGCGGCGACCCCCAATGCGACGGCCAGGTGAATCCGCCGATGCTGGACGAGGCCGGCGATGAGTAATCGAAAAAAAGACATTCGCGATGCCGTAGGAAGGATCCTGGAGCTGAAAACAGGAACGCTGGTGGTTAGGAGGGGCAGTCCCCAGATTATTGCCGCAAAAAGGAATCGTCGTAAGCCCCGCGCGGAAGGTGTTGACGGTTGCATATGTTCTTGCGGGAACGCCTTGCTAGTTCCCCGTTCCGAGGGTATTGCG
The Pirellulales bacterium genome window above contains:
- a CDS encoding FtsX-like permease family protein; its protein translation is MSFFRLLIAGLVQHRRIHLAVALGVAAATAVLAGALVVGDSVRDSLRNLALDRLQRIDEVLAVPRFFRAELANELSGAPEFQEYFSASVPVAMLEGTVEDPTSHRRATHVNILGIDDRFAQLSNRDAADFAAPLAGEISVNEALATELGLSIGSDVIVRLPVSRDVPADSALGRKTETVTNLRLAVSRIIPAEGLGRFALRPNQATPRDAFLNVADLQKILKQPGKVNALLVGGEFHNASPTELKTAHAALQAMLRPRLTDDYGLTIREAPLGYFLLESDRMLFEPAVLDAAQEAFGLLDAQATLTYLANTLADGDREIPYSTVIGIDFDKAAPADGFKNIDGKPVAALAADEIALNSWAADDLQAKIGDTIRMTYFEPESTHGKVSEHTVELRLAAILPLSGPAADPNLTPTLPGVTDQLSISDWNPPFPFDSQRVRPRDEEYWDDHKATPKAFVSLATARKLWGSRFGDTTSLRIPAGDGRTAEKLADRLRPTPVDLGFAFQPVKLRAIEAATGTTPFQYLFLGFSFFIIVAALMLIAILFRLGVEERASEVGLLLAVGWPMRRVRRLLISEGAVVSLIGAIVGAAIGVGYAWLMIAALRTWWLAAIRTPFLVLSVQPLTIVIGTFTGVLISLAVIYRSLARLRQVNVRALLADRVSEPTTGIAKKPRFAQVVAVAAIIGALAAGVAGSRLGDMAQALAFMGSGAMLLVALLAVVSGQFRSGAAQSFVNRGRAALVWLAYSNAARNPGRSTLAIGLIAAASFLIVAIGAFRLEPRAGFDSGTGGFTLVAESDQPIYQDISTDDGQTELGFSSADQKAVDGIKVFSLRVSNGDDASCLNLYQAQQPRVLGLPEALIERGGFAWSKSSATTPAEIGNPWLLLDRSLPDAGPDDAVIPIVLDEATAMYSLHLSGVGSRYQITDGHGEPLQTQVVGLLAGSVLQGSVLMSERDFLKYFPDSSGRRFFLIDTPAADEARVQQTLEKALGDFGFDAEPATERLAEYYSVQNTYLSTFQSLGGLGLLLGTFGLAAVQLRNIVERRAELALLRAAGFRRLLIAQLVLWENAILLVGGLGIGTLAALVAVFPHLAPGGAHLPWLSIIATLGLVLIVGLAAGLFAVRAAMRAPIVATLRGE